The Verrucomicrobium spinosum DSM 4136 = JCM 18804 DNA segment CCCAGCCAGAACGCTTTGTGGCCAAGGGACGCGATGGGAAGACGGAAATCCATGGCATCATCATCAAGCCGGCGGGCATGGATGCCAAAAAGCCCTCACCCGTGCTGGAGGAGATCTATGCCGGGCCGCACGGCAGCTTTGCCCCCAAGGAATTTGGCCGCCTGCTCCGGCAGCAAACCCTGGCGCAAATGGGGTTTGTGGTCGTGCAGGCGGATGGCATGGGCACGAACCATCGTGGCAAGGTCTTCCACGACGTGAGCTGGAAGAATCTCAAGGACGCTGGCTTCCCGGACCGCATCGCCTGGATCAAGGCGGCGGCCGCCACCAGGCCCTGGATGGATCTGAACCGCATAGGCATCTATGGCGGCTCCGCCGGGGGCCAGAGCGCCATGCGCGCCCTGCTGGATCATCACGACTTCTACAAGGCCGCCGTGGCGGACTGCGGCTGCCACGACAACCGCATGGACAAGATCTGGTGGAACGAGCAGTGGCTGGGCTGGCCGGTGGATGACAGCTACAAACTCAACTCCAATGTGGAAGACGCCGGCAAGCTGCAAGGGCACCTCATGCTGGTGGTGGGTGAGTTGGACAAGAACGTGGACCCGGCCTCTACGATGCAGGTGGCCAATGCCCTGCAACGGGCCGACAAAGACTACGAGCTCCTCATCGTGACCAACACCGGACATGGCGCGGCCGAGACGCCGTATGCGAGCAGGAGGAGGGCGGCGTTTTTTGCACACTGGCTGGGAGCAGGGAAAAATTAGGAATGCTGAATGAGGAATGAGGAATGGAGCATCAATTCGGTCCCAAGACTGCTGTGGCAGCCATGAAACTGAAGCACTGGGCCGCGGCAAACTTCAAACTTCAAACTTCAAACTTCAAGCATCAGGAAGCCGAAGCCAGCCCCGCTCAGGACGCCATTTGCGACACCTTGCCCACTGACAACTGCACACTGCCCACTGGCCTCTATGACAGCCAACCCACCCACCGGCACCCTTCCCGCGAAACACCCCCGCGGCATCTACACGCTCTTCTTCACGGAGATGTGGGAGCGCATGAGCTACTACGGGATGCGGGCGCTGCTGATCCTGTACATGACCGCCTTGCCGGTGGAGGGCGGCATGGGGCTGCCGGACAAGGTGGCGGCGGCCATCTATGGGCTCTATGTCTGCGGGGTCTATCTAGTGGCGCTGCCGGGTGGCTGGCTGGCGGATCGTCTGCTTTCTCCTCGAAAGGCCGTCCTGTATGGCGGCATCATCATTGCGGCAGGCCACCTCTGTCTGGCTGTTCCCGGAAACCGGACGTTCTTTACCGGTCTGCTGCTGGTCGTGATGGGCACGGCATTGTTGAAGCCGTGCGCCAGCTCCCTGGTGGGCCAGCTCTATCCTGAAGGCGGCGCGAGGCGGGATGCGGGATTCACGCTTTTCTACATGGGGGTGAATGTGGGTGGTTTCCTCGGTCCCCTCATCTGTGGCTGGCTGGGGGAGAAGTTGGACTGGCACTGGGGCTTTGCCGCCGCAGGTGTGGGCATGGTCGCCGGGGTGATCCAGTATGCGCTGACCCAGCATCACATGGGGGATGCGGGAGTGCACCCGGCGCATCCCAGTTCCACCCCCAAACGCCACTGGATGGCGGTGGCGACCGCTATCGCGCTCTTGATGCTCGTGGCAGGGCTGGCGTTGGCAGGGGTGCTGCCAATTGATCCCGTCCGCGTGGCCAAATACACCAGCCTGGTGCTGGGCGGCATGGCCGTGGCCTGGTTTGCCTGGGCTTTTGCCTTTGCCGGACTGACTGGCGACGAGAAGAAGCGACTGGGCGTGCTGGCCATTCTTTTTGTGGCCTCCGCGCTGTTCTGGTCAGGGTTTGAGCAGGCAGGTTCTTCCATGAACCTTTTTGCAGAGCGGTTCACAGACCGGCAGATGTTCGGCACGGAGATCCCCACCGGCTGGTTCCAGTCCATCAACCCCGTCTTTGTCATCCTTTTTGCCCCGGTGTTTTCCTGGCTGTGGCTGGCGCTGGCGCGGCGCGGCTGGTTCCCCTCTGTGGCCACCAAGTTCGCCTCCGGCCTGCTGTTGCTTGGGCTGGGTTTTGTGGTGCTGCAATTCGCGGCGCAGATCGCTCTGGCCCAGGGGAAGGTGCTGCCAGTCTGGCTTCTGGGCACCTACCTCCTGCTCACCTGGGGGGAGCTTGCTCTTAGCCCCGTGGGTCTCAGCTACGTCACCAAGCTCGCCCCGGCGCGGCTCACCACCCAGTGCATGGGCATCTGGTTCCTCGCCACGGCCATGGGCAATCTCCTGGCCGGCCTGCTGGCGGGTGCGGCGACGGATCACGAGTCTTCTGGTGCCATGCCCCGTGTCTTCCTCCAGGTGGCCATCACCTCCGGCATCGGCGCGGTGATCCTGGCCCTGCTCGCCCGACCGTTCCGCAAATGGACCGCAGGGGTCAGCTAGTTTTCGCCTTATCCTTTTCCCCTTCCCCCCCCAAGCATGTCCCGGCACATTGTCATCATCGGCGGCGGCGTCATCGGTCTGAGCACCGCGCTAGCCTGCCTGAAGCGCGGCCACCGGGTCACGGTCGTGGAGGGCGATCCCGCACGGCGAGGTGCTTCGTTGGGAAATGCCGGCATGGTGGTGCCAAGCCACTTTGTGCCCTTGGCCGCCCCTGGCATGGTGGCGATGGGGCTGAAGTGGATGCTGAGCCCGGAGTCGCCGTTTTACATCAAACCACGTCTGAACTGGGACCTGATCACCTGGGGGCTCAAGTTCTGGCGGGCCAGCACCCAGAGGCATGTGGAGCGGAGCGCCCCCCTGCTGCGGGATCTGAGCTTGGCCAGTCGCAAGCTGTATGCGGGCCTGGCGGAACAAGAGGACTTCGGCCTGGTGAAAAAGGGCCTGCTCATGCTCTGCAAGACGCAACACGGTCTGGACGAGGAGGCCGTGACGGCGGAGAAAGCCCGCGCCTTGGGCATCCCAGCCGAGATCCTGGACGCCCGAGCCACGGCCGCGCTGGACCCCGCCGTGACCATGGACATTGCCGGCAGCGTGTATTTTCCGCAAGACTGTCATCTCCAGCCGGACCGGTATGTGAACACGCTGCTGAGACTGATCCGGGCGGCGGGCGGCGAGGTGCTGGATGAAGTGGCCGTGACGGGTTTCAGGAAATCTGGCAGGCGGGTGATCGCGGCCATGACCTCGGCGGGTGAGATTGAGGGAGATGAATTTGTGCTGAGCGGCGGCGCGTGGTCGCCGGAGCTGGCGGCTCAGTTAGGGCTGGGGTTGAAGCTCTCCATGCAGGCCGGACGCGGGTACAGCCTGACCCTGCCAGAGCCCGTGGAACTTCCGCAGATCTGCGCCATCTTCACCGAGGCCCGCGTGGCGGTGACCCCCATGGGCGGCGCGTTGCGAGTCGGCGGCACCATGGAGATCGCGGGCATGAACGAACCGGTCAACCCGCGCCGGATCGAGGGCATCTTGAAGGCGTTGCCGCAGTATTATCCAAAGTTCAAGCGGGAGCATTTCACAGGCGTCACCCCGTGGCATGGCCTGCGCCCCTGTCCGCCGGATGGGCTGCCCTATCTGGGGCGCACGAGCAAGGCGGAGAACGTGATCGTGGCCACCGGGCATGGCATGATGGGGTTGAGTCTCGCCCCGGTGACGGGCGAGGTGGTGGGGAGGCTTGTCGATGGGGAAGATGCGGGGTTTGACCGGTTCGAGTTGTTGTCGGTCGAACGATGAGGTCAGGGGTGGTTGGGAGTGGGAGGGCGGTCAAGGAGTCGAGGATGGCTGGTTGTTCGCGGCTCCGGAGTTCAGTGCGTCAGTGGGCGGTGCGTCAGTGCGCCAGAGGGAGGACGTTTGGGCGGTCTGGGTATGGCGAGCCGAAGTGACACCGGCGTCTCGCCGATGCGTGGTCCGGGCGTCCCGCCCGGTCAGGGATGGGTTAGAGTGGTGGGACGAATGGGCCTCGCAACGCCTGAGAAGAAAGCCCCCAGCAGGGCGTCTCGGGACCTGTCTGGTGATCAAGGGTTCGAGCCGGGGTTGGAGTACCGCTTTTAAGCGGAATCACGCTCCACACGTCCCAAGTCGCGAATGTATCCCGACACTCCCAAGCAAGAGTCAGTTGATTATGCACATTCTGCTCCGGGGAAACATCACGGAACCCTCGCATCCTGATTCCGCTTGAAAGCGGTACTCCAACCCTGCTGCGAATCTGCGGGGTGGTTTGGCAATCGGCCTCAGACAATTGCAACTGGGGAGCGCAAAGCGCTTCCACTGGTTCTATCCCCTAACTTCCCTTCCCCCAGCACCCCCTTCCATTGGGATTCAAGCCAAGAGTAGTCCGGTTGTGCCAACCGGTCCGACGCCGTAGGGGAGGGCTCTCTTCCCACGGCACGACGTCTCAACCGCCCAGCATCTCGCCTGCGATCGCCCACAGCTCACCTGTTCATCTTGTTGTATGCAGGACGGGTGATCATGATCCGGGACATCATATATGCGCATCCCTCGCGGTCACAGAGGTCACCTTGGGTTTGCGATGCATTCCACGATTTAGACATCGCATACAGGGAAGCTAGCGCCTGCCAAGGAACCTCAATGACTGACGCGGAGGTGTTGATGGCGGTGGAGAGAAAGCAGATGCTGTCGGCCTTCCCACCTGATCATCCTCCGCGGAGGCACCCAGAGTTGACTCGTCCCGCCTTGCGGGACTCGTCCAACCACTGGGCTGTGCTAGATATCCCTTTCAGGGAATAGCTTCGGGCTGAGCAGAAGATGGTTCCTTGGCGGCCACCCTAAATGCGCGCCAGTTGGTCTATTCTCCTCACATCGACAACTACGACCGATGTGGTTAGCCTCACGCCAGGAGGCAACGTCAAACGCCCTCTGGCTCCACACACACACACCGATGGCTCACGCCTCAACTACCACCCACTGGTCTTTGATCGCCAACCACCCAACGCCGCTGTAATTGTTGACGTGAGGAGGCTCTAACTGAAGCGTCTGCAAGGTTCGCGTTCTCCCCGCTGCCTCCAAGCATCGACAGACCGTGGCGCTCCACAAGCAGGCCGCGAAGGAAGATTGGAAAATGTCTGAGGCCGATTGCCAATCGGCGGCACGGCAGACAGCCAGTCTGCGCTACGAAGGAGCACGAATCTCTCGCATCCCCGAGGGACGGTGTATCTTCATTCTACCCACCCTAGCCTCCCATGCCTGCCTCCCCTACCCCGCCCAACTTCCTGGCCAATCTGGCGGGATTGGGGGCGCTGGATGAAGCGGTGGCGCTGCCTCTGGAGCGCCTTTTTGATGATCTACCGAACCTCGTCTTCTTCATCAAGGATCCGCAGGGGCGGTACCGGTGCGTGAACCGGACGCTGGTGGAGCGCTGCGGGTTTGATCAAAAGGCGGCGCTGCTGGGTCGGCGGCCGGGTGAGCTCTTCCCCTCAGCGCTGGCATCCAGGTATGAGAAGCAGGATGAACGGGTCATGCAGACGGGCAAGCCGCTGCTGGATCAACTGGAGCTGCACCTGTATCCCAGTGGTCGCCGGGGCTGGTGCCTGACGAACAAATATCCTCTGATCACCCCCAAGACCGGGCAACCCGCGGGCGTGATGGGTGTGTCCCGGGATGTGGAGACGCATGCCAAGGGCGAAGCCGCCCGAGGTTTCCCGGAACTCGCGGCGGTGCTGGATCATGTGCAGGCGCATCTGGCGAATCCGCCCTCCGTGGAGGATCTGGCGGAGTTCAGCGGGCTGACGGCACACCACTTTGGCCAGCTCGTGGAGAGGTTGTTTCACATCACCCCGCGGCAGCTCATCATGAAGATCCGTCTGGATGAAGCCCTGCACCTGCTGGCGCAGACGGATGACAGCCTCACGGACATCGCCGTGGCCACCGGGTTTTGTGATCAGAGCGCGTTCACCCGGCATTTCCGCAGGATGACCGGGTTGCCGCCCGGTGCGTTTAGGGCGAAGCGGGTGGTTGGTGGTTAGGGCTCCGTGCTTGGTGCTTGGGCGCGGCGCGATCGGAGACTGGGGTTATGTTCGCAAGTTCAAACTTCAGTTTGCCTCAGGCGGGCTGTTGCGAGCTTCAGGTTGGCGGGCAGGCGTAAACCGATGCGACCGCACATTGTTCCGGTGACGCCAAATGGAACTTCAGCTTCACCGCCTAAAGGCGGAACTCCAACCACGGTGCGAATGCAGCGGACAGTTTGGAAGTGCAAATGCCCTGTTCGAGGTTTCCTGAAACTTGAGCAGCGGGAGAGGACACCTCACTTTGTTGAAGATCCGCACCAGGGTTGGAGTTCCGCCTTTAGGCGGTCAGGAGATGCTCACCACGTCCTGAGCAAACTAAAGTTTGTACTACGAACAGCATCCAGCTTCCGCAAGGCAATGGACGACCTCAGACAACTCAATTGTCCAACACCTTGACCACTGACGCACTGGCTCACCGGCCTATACACCAAAGGTTCCTGTACCCGCGAATAAACAGCTCCCCGTCTGACACGGCGATGGAGGCGATGACGCGCTCGCCGAGGGAGTTCGTGGAAACCAGTTCAAACTTGAGGGCGGCTTTGAAGATGAAGCAGTCGCCGCCCTGGTTCACGGCGTAGAGGAGATCGCCGCTGCGCACGAGGGAGGACCAGTTTTGGCCGCTGGGGCCGGGGCCTTTGAGGCGCTCGCTCCAGACCATCTCGCCGGTCTTGAGATCCCGGCACTCGGCGATGCCGCCATCACTGAGGATGTAGTGCCGCCCTTCATAGAGGACGCCGCTGCCGATGCGCTGGCTGACTTTGGGCAGATGCCAGAGGCGGTGGGTGGCGGTGACATCCCCGCTGCCGCCGGCCTTCACGGCCAGAGCCATGCCGCCAAAGCCGCCCATGCCAACCACGATGCCATCGGCCTCGGAGTAGAGGGGTGAATTGTACACCAGGGGGTTCAGCCCGGCGCAGG contains these protein-coding regions:
- a CDS encoding NAD(P)/FAD-dependent oxidoreductase, which encodes MSRHIVIIGGGVIGLSTALACLKRGHRVTVVEGDPARRGASLGNAGMVVPSHFVPLAAPGMVAMGLKWMLSPESPFYIKPRLNWDLITWGLKFWRASTQRHVERSAPLLRDLSLASRKLYAGLAEQEDFGLVKKGLLMLCKTQHGLDEEAVTAEKARALGIPAEILDARATAALDPAVTMDIAGSVYFPQDCHLQPDRYVNTLLRLIRAAGGEVLDEVAVTGFRKSGRRVIAAMTSAGEIEGDEFVLSGGAWSPELAAQLGLGLKLSMQAGRGYSLTLPEPVELPQICAIFTEARVAVTPMGGALRVGGTMEIAGMNEPVNPRRIEGILKALPQYYPKFKREHFTGVTPWHGLRPCPPDGLPYLGRTSKAENVIVATGHGMMGLSLAPVTGEVVGRLVDGEDAGFDRFELLSVER
- a CDS encoding peptide MFS transporter: MTANPPTGTLPAKHPRGIYTLFFTEMWERMSYYGMRALLILYMTALPVEGGMGLPDKVAAAIYGLYVCGVYLVALPGGWLADRLLSPRKAVLYGGIIIAAGHLCLAVPGNRTFFTGLLLVVMGTALLKPCASSLVGQLYPEGGARRDAGFTLFYMGVNVGGFLGPLICGWLGEKLDWHWGFAAAGVGMVAGVIQYALTQHHMGDAGVHPAHPSSTPKRHWMAVATAIALLMLVAGLALAGVLPIDPVRVAKYTSLVLGGMAVAWFAWAFAFAGLTGDEKKRLGVLAILFVASALFWSGFEQAGSSMNLFAERFTDRQMFGTEIPTGWFQSINPVFVILFAPVFSWLWLALARRGWFPSVATKFASGLLLLGLGFVVLQFAAQIALAQGKVLPVWLLGTYLLLTWGELALSPVGLSYVTKLAPARLTTQCMGIWFLATAMGNLLAGLLAGAATDHESSGAMPRVFLQVAITSGIGAVILALLARPFRKWTAGVS
- a CDS encoding AraC family transcriptional regulator produces the protein MPASPTPPNFLANLAGLGALDEAVALPLERLFDDLPNLVFFIKDPQGRYRCVNRTLVERCGFDQKAALLGRRPGELFPSALASRYEKQDERVMQTGKPLLDQLELHLYPSGRRGWCLTNKYPLITPKTGQPAGVMGVSRDVETHAKGEAARGFPELAAVLDHVQAHLANPPSVEDLAEFSGLTAHHFGQLVERLFHITPRQLIMKIRLDEALHLLAQTDDSLTDIAVATGFCDQSAFTRHFRRMTGLPPGAFRAKRVVGG